Part of the Candidatus Hinthialibacter antarcticus genome, ATGCAATTGTCGGATGCGTCCCCCAGTCGTCGTTGGTAATGCGCGCGCCCCAGTCAGCGCGTTCAGCAGCCTGTTGGGTCAAGCCAGGATAAAACGCGCTCCAAATTTCGTTGACCAGTTGCGGGTCAATCTGAAACCAGTTTTCGTTATTCTCTTTCTTGCCCGTGTCGGGCGCAACCATACCCTGCTCCATCAGGTTTCGCGCGGTTCGGTTGGCAACCCAGATTTTTCGATTGATGTGTTTTTTCCACATCGCGGTGATTTCTTCGTAATTGAGGTCAAGGCCGTATTTCTCGACTGCATGCAGGGTGACGAGTTCGATGTCGGTGTCATCGTCTGAAAACGCGCCTTCCACAGCAGCAGCGAAGATCGGAATATAGCCGCGATGGTCGTTACGATTCACACGAACGCCCGAATCGTCTTTAAAGGTATAATAATGGTCAACGAGAACGGGAATCGACTCATCCACGTAATTATTCTCAAAGGGAAACCCCATATAATTACCAACTAACTGCCCCACCCAAAAGCCGGACAGTTTATCCATCAGTTCTTCGCGGGTGATGGTGCGTTCTTCAGCAATTGCGGCACCGCTAACTAGTAATATTAAAAACGTGGACAGATAAACACTGTTCTTCATTCTTTTCCCCTTTGGCAAATCAGGTGGCGAAATTCAGATTGATTTATGATTCAATAGATTAGAGTAAAAAGCAATGCATGGGAGAACAAAGTCCAATGATCCAAATTGTCCGAGTTTCCATTATCGTTTTGATTGCCTGTTTATTCTGCCGCACGCCAATCGGCGCAGATGATGAACAGGCGTTCCAAAAAGAGGCTGAAACCGCTTTACGCAGCGCCTTGAATTTCATCGCAGGCTTACAACGCGGCGGCGGATGGGCAATGGCATGGACGGAAGACCTGAAATATTTCTACGGAGAGCATCGTATTCGGGAACACAATATCATTACCGTACAGCCGCCCGCCACGCCGGGACTCGGTCAAACATTTCTCAAAGCGAGCCAAATTCTCAAGGATGAAAAATATCGCCAAGTTGCGTTAGCCGCCGCCCAAGCCTTAATCGAGGGACAGTTAGAAAACGGCGGCTGGCCCCACGAGTATTATCCCGGCGATAAGAAAGGAACTGGTACGTTCGACGATGACGTTACCCAAGGCGCGACCCGTTTTCTTCTCTCCATGTATCGCGAGACGCAGGATGCAACAATCGAGGCTGCCGTCAAACGCGCCGCCCAATTCATGCTTGATTCACAATATGAAAACGGCGGTTGGCCTCAACGTTACCCCGGCGGCAACGGCTATGGAAAAAACATCACTCTCAATGACCAAGCGATGATGGATGTCATGCGAACACTGCTCGTGTGTTATCACGAATTTGGCGACGAACGCTACCGCAACGCCGCTCTACGCGGCGCCGATTGTTTGGTCGCGCTGCGCGGCGCGCCGCCGCAGGCAGGTTGGGCGCAGCAGTTCACGCCGGACGGAAAACCCGATTCCGCCCGCGCGTTTGAGCCGGTTGGTCTCAGCAGCGCCGAGTCCATGGACGCAGTGCGCGTTCTAAAAGAGATATACATCGAGACGGGAGACAAGAAATATTTGGAAGCGTGCCTCCCCGTCTTCGATTGGCTCAAACGCTCAAAACTCGAAAACGGAAAATGGGCGCGTCTTTATGAATACGGCAGCAACCGCGCCATTTATTCAACCGCCGACGGCAAAGTTATCTATGACGTCAACCAAGCCCGGCCGGGCTATGGCTGGCAAGGTTCTTATTTCAGCGAAAGTCTCCAAGCAGAAATTCAGCGGCTCATCGCAGCGCCGACCGATCAACGCCATGAGGAAAAAAACCAACAGAAACCTCGTTCATTGCGGTCTGCAAGAGAGCGCGCGCAAGAGGCCATCAAAACACTAGACGGCAAAGGCCGCTGGCTGTCATCGCTAGGCGGATCCATGCGCAATTTTTATCTCGAAAGTGAAGAAAACCCCGATCCTCAAATGAAGTGTATCCATTCAGTAATCTATGAACGAAACATCGGTGTATTGTTAGACTATCTGGAGGCCGCGCACTCTCGTATCGAGTAACAAATCAAAAACAAATCACATAATTCACTCTCTGCAAAGCAAAATTGTAATATACTCACTTTTAAAGTGTTAGTACCTAACGATTGAAATGCCTGCTAAGGAGCAGTGATTATGTTGAACACCCTCGACCTGGATGTATCTCTTGCCAAAGAGGCATACAAAGAGGCTCTGGCTCCCCTCAAAGAGCGCTTGGTCGAATTACAGCGGGCCGTTGTAGACGCAGAGCGCCCCGTCTTGATTGTCTTCGAGGGGATAGAAGCCTGCGGCAAAGGCGACAGCATTCGCCAAGTGGTGTCTCCGCTCGACCCGCGCGGTTTTAAAGTCCACCTGATGAACAGCATCCTGACCGAAGATGAGCAATACTGGCCGAAACTGCGCCGCCATTGGCTGCGGATTCCGAAGCGGGGCGAGATCGCCATCTATGACAAATCCTGGTATATGGAAACGGTCCGCGCGCGCGTGGAAGGCGAACTGTCCAACTCAGACTGGAGCACTTGGATTGATGAAGTGAAACAGTTTGAACGCCAACTCATTGATGATGGAACCGTGTTAATCAAATTTTGGCTGCATATCAGCAAAAAAGAACAACGCGACCGCTTTAAAGTCAGAGAGAAAA contains:
- a CDS encoding ADP-ribosylglycohydrolase family protein; the encoded protein is MKNSVYLSTFLILLVSGAAIAEERTITREELMDKLSGFWVGQLVGNYMGFPFENNYVDESIPVLVDHYYTFKDDSGVRVNRNDHRGYIPIFAAAVEGAFSDDDTDIELVTLHAVEKYGLDLNYEEITAMWKKHINRKIWVANRTARNLMEQGMVAPDTGKKENNENWFQIDPQLVNEIWSAFYPGLTQQAAERADWGARITNDDWGTHPTIAYAVMYSAAFFEKDTEKLVQLALKAIPQEGPFYEGMLDVIKWHKQNKNWRDTRKLIHDKYYRYKKGDFEAPVSVVSSLQNGLCGIMAVLYGEGDFMKTTGIAVSAGYDCDNQAATCAGLMGVLNGAKTIPDALTKDFVGKGMWDKPFNDRYINYTRDEIAIVTPISEIVERIAAVAEQAIWNAGGRKIEKNGEVVYVIPCDF
- a CDS encoding pectate lyase translates to MIQIVRVSIIVLIACLFCRTPIGADDEQAFQKEAETALRSALNFIAGLQRGGGWAMAWTEDLKYFYGEHRIREHNIITVQPPATPGLGQTFLKASQILKDEKYRQVALAAAQALIEGQLENGGWPHEYYPGDKKGTGTFDDDVTQGATRFLLSMYRETQDATIEAAVKRAAQFMLDSQYENGGWPQRYPGGNGYGKNITLNDQAMMDVMRTLLVCYHEFGDERYRNAALRGADCLVALRGAPPQAGWAQQFTPDGKPDSARAFEPVGLSSAESMDAVRVLKEIYIETGDKKYLEACLPVFDWLKRSKLENGKWARLYEYGSNRAIYSTADGKVIYDVNQARPGYGWQGSYFSESLQAEIQRLIAAPTDQRHEEKNQQKPRSLRSARERAQEAIKTLDGKGRWLSSLGGSMRNFYLESEENPDPQMKCIHSVIYERNIGVLLDYLEAAHSRIE